In one window of Mytilus trossulus isolate FHL-02 chromosome 7, PNRI_Mtr1.1.1.hap1, whole genome shotgun sequence DNA:
- the LOC134727023 gene encoding uncharacterized protein LOC134727023, giving the protein MNVGKLIVIFSIGLLTQCSVILADCENQICKLGYEFCETGKQVCRQCSDFKDFCWVDNKHISNCSSYCNKETLSPTSCKESSFIWLYPTLIGLAVFSAVAIVCSCLIYQNLKLRRKMKMDDSRSSTEIDASSEEETDLLKKSHEDLTVVRLQEIHVDNDIGLHSRADLYGFVPPILTATAGCQETGDMAISGR; this is encoded by the exons ATGAACGTAGGAAAGTTGATagttatattttcaataggaTTATTAACACAATGTTCTG TTATCCTAGCAGATTGTGAGAACCAGATCTGCAAACTTGGATATGAGTTTTGTGAAACCGGAAAACAAGTGTGTCGACAATGTTCCGATTTTAAAGATTTCTGCTGGGTAGATAACAAGCATATTTCCAACTGCTCGTCATACTGTAATAAag aaaCATTGAGTCCCACCAGCTGTAAAGAAAGTTCATTCATATGGCTGTATCCAACATTGATAGGATTGGCTGTATTTTCTGCAGTGGCTATAGTATGTTCTTGTCTTATATACCAGAACCTGAAATTGCGTCGAAAGATGAAAATGGATGATTCAAGGTCCTCTACTGAGATAGACGcttcatctgaagaagaaacaGACTTGCTGAAGAAAAGTCATGAAG ACTTGACGGTTGTTCGTCTACAGGAGATTCATGTGGACAATGATATCGGGCTTCATTCACGAGCAGATTTGTATGGCTTTGTACCTCCAATTTTAACGGCAACAGCTGGTTGTCAAGAAACTGGAGACATGGCAATCAGTGGCAGATAg
- the LOC134726399 gene encoding tyrosinase-like protein, translating into MQFNMLQIIAGLGILVSTVFGLIQEDIIPPLLQDCYSRHEHLMTASNEYAIQTDCLQTFLNTTYGAKTFLTLDETALKWFDSLGMKSHRRMKRQARKRRRSEIRTLSSYELRAFFNAINALKRDQSVSPNKYDVFALMHQTLALPSAHRGPNFVSWHRYYLELFENALKEKNIRVTLPYWASNLEHEMDDPTDSVFFTSMFVGNGVGRVIYGPFANWTTPGGGYLQRNIGARRSSLINATALRSVFQKRYNREILSPTATSNIENLERHHDSVHVWIGGQMSGTSTSPQDPIFFLHHCYIDYLWEVFRKRQARLGINPYTDYPETTNRFHQPNRIMDNLRPPKRNIEGYSSYFAKIIEYAEPPSCPYCDNREYLRCNRTTNRCQSRTRSEFFEMMLEKTIYKETPLVIPPAERFEATIFDFRSGGGGGGGGGGGNGGGGGGGGGGAGGGGGGGGGGGGGGGGGGGGGRRKKRASSVYKSGNDGQVNVLTGRSFMYDSKGVSDDSNLFKWAIAPITIIFEKTQTSRLNDISNVNRIPEDFANNGIGKVFETSPFPVTVETTGFSYNGNYVDTIVLDERSIMSMTPFYIAFQSPILKETKAYVRVFDSRGKLCQPQCLITGSYPPIYHHCSGVIKVNQSSPKMYYKELRLLTETDLMNTLLTDSSFLSFKCML; encoded by the exons ATGcagttt AATATGCTACAAATAATTGCTGGTTTGGGTATTCTTGTGTCGACAGTATTTGGTTTAATACAAGAAGATATAATACCACCACTGCTACAAGATTGTTACTCTAGACATGAACATTTAATGACAGCATCAAACGAATACGCTATTCAAACTGACTGTCTTCAAACTTTTCTTAATACAACGTACGGAGCCAAGACTTTTCTTACTTTAGATGAAACCGCTTTGAAATGGTTTGATTCCCTTGGGATGAAATCTCATCGTCGAATGAAGCGACAAGCACGCAAGCGACGCAGGAGTGAAATACGCACACTGAGTAGCTACGAACTCCGAGCcttttttaatgcaataaatgcTTTGAAACGTGATCAG tctGTCTCACCAAACAAGTATGATGTATTCGCCTTAATGCACCAAACACTAGCACTGCCATCAGCTCACCGAGGTCCAAACTTTGTTAGTTGGCATAGATACTATCTCGAACT GTTTGAGAATGcgttaaaagagaaaaatataagaGTGACACTGCCTTACTGGGCTTCAAACTTAGAGCATGAAATGGACGACCCGACTGATTCAGTATTTTTTACAAGCATGTTTGTTGGAAATGGGGTTGGACGAGTCATCTATGGACCATTTGCAAACTGGACAACACCAGGGGGAGGATATTTGCAGCGAAATATTGGAGCCAGACGAAGTTCACTCATTAATGCCACTGCACTGCGTAGCGTATTCCAAAAGCGTTACAATAGAGAAATCTTAAGTCCTACTGCAACTAGCAACATAGAAAATCTGGAGAGGCATCATGACAGCGTACATGTATGGATAGGTGGTCAAATGAGTGGAACATCTACTAGTCCCCAAGATCCAATCTTTTTCTTGCATCATTGTTATATCGATTATTTGTGGGAAGTCTTTAGGAAACGACAAGCACGATTGGGAATAAACCCATATACAGATTATCCCGAAACAACAAATCGATTTCACCAACCGAATAGAATAATGGACAACTTACGGCCACCAAAACGCAATATTGAAGGGTACAGCAGTTATTTTGCGAAAATAATTGAGTATGCCGAACCACCGTCTTGTCCGTATTGTGACAACAGAGAATATTTGAGATGCAACAGAACGACCAATCGTTGTCAATCTAGAACAAGAAGTGAATTTTTCGAAATGATGCTTGAAAAAACGATTTATAAAGAAACACCATTAGTCATACCACCAGCGGAACGATTTGAAGCTACGATATTTGATTTCAGATCTGGCGGAGGAGGTGGTGGTGGCGGCGGTGGCGGAAATGGTGGTGGTGGCGGCGGTGGTGGTGGCGGAGCTGGTGGTGGTGGTGGCGGCGGAGGAGGAGGAGGTGGTGGTGGTGGAGGCGGCGGGGGAGGTGGTCGGCGTAAGAAAAGAGCAAGCTCGGTTTATAAAAGTGGTAATGATGGACAAGTAAACGTATTAACAGGACGGTCATTTATGTATGATTCAAAAGGGGTCTCAGACGATTCAAACCTTTTCAAGTGGGCTATTGCCCCGATTactattatttttgaaaaaactcAAACGTCCAGattaaatgatatttcaaatgttaatcGGATCCCAGAAGACTTTGCAAACAACGGAATaggaaaagtatttgaaacaTCTCCCTTTCCGGTTACTGTTGAAACAACTGGTTTCTCGTACAACGGTAATTACGTGGACACTATTGTATTAGATGAACGATCGATTATGTCCATGACACCTTTCTATATAGCCTTTCAATCGCCTATTCTAAAGGAGACAAAGGCTTATGTTAGAGTATTTGATTCTAGAGGGAAGTTGTGCCAGCCCCAATGTCTTATTACCGGATCTTACCCACCGATCTACCATCACTGCTCTGGGgttataaaagtcaaccaatcGTCACCTAAAATGTACTACAAGGAATTAAGACTACTGACTGAAACTGATTTGATGAACACTTTGTTAACAGATAGCTCTTTTTTAAGCTTTAAATGCATGCTTTAA